Within Syntrophales bacterium, the genomic segment TTTCCTCTCTTTCAAGCAGATATTTTGAGACCCGATATGCTGGTGCAAAAACCTTTTTGAGGTAAGGCATTTCTTTGGAGGGTGCCGGCATGATAAGAAAATCAATCTTATATGTTTCGCTGTGTATAATCTTTCTCGGTATTACAGGAACCAATACACATGCTCAGGATGCTCAGTCAGTGGTAAATGAGAGCTTTAAATATATGCGCGGCAAAACGTCTGTTTCCACTATAGAAATGACCATTCATCGTCCGGACTGGCAGAGAAAGATGACAATCAAAGCCTGGACCAAGGGAGAAGAAGAAAGCATATTCTGGATCACTGCCCCCCCCAAGGATAGAGGTAACGGTACACTTAAGAAGAAAAATGAGATGTGGATGTATAATCCCAAAATCAACAGAATAATCAAGCTTCCGCCGTCTATGATGTCCCAGGCCTGGCAGGGATCGGACTTTTCCAACAACGATCTTTCAAAGACCGACAGCCTTATCAATGATTATACCCATACGATTGTCGGGACAGAGGTTCATGAAGGGAAAAAAGTGTACCTGATCAAATCGATGCCGAAACCGGAAGCACCTGTAATATGGGGTATGCAGAAGCTCAAGATCAGGGAAGACAACATTTTTCTTGAACAGGCATTTTTTGATGAGGATCTTCAACCGGTCAAGACAATGACCACTTCCAAAATACAGATGATGGGGGGCAAGGTTTTTCCCGTAATATGGAAGATGCAGAAAAACGGTGTCAAGGATGAGTATACCCTTGTAGAATACATGAAGATTTCATTTGATAAAATCTTGCCGAACAGGTTATTTGCCCTCTCGTCATTGAGGACACCCACAAGGTAGAATAAAAAAACTATGTCCATAGATTTTAAAATGGCATGGCGCAATATCTGGCGCAATCCGAGGCGGTCAATTTTAACGATATCCGCCATTGCGTTTGCCTGTTTATTGCTTGTATTCATGCTGTCCTGGCAATTCGGTTCGTATGATACCATGATAAATTCGGCGGTAAAAATTCATACCGGCCATCTTCAGGTGCAGGCCAAAGGGTACGATGATAAAAGGGGCATCCGCATGGTTGTTCCCGATCCGGCGAAAATAGGCGGTCTTCTCGATACGATACCGGAAGTGACTGCCTATACATACAGGACAAACGCTTTTTCGCTGGTATCTTCCAAAGATAGAACGTATGGCGTTGTCGTCGTAGGAATTGATCCTGAGAAGGAAGCCCGGGTTTCCACTATCAAAGAGTTAATCCGTAAGGGGCAATACCTCTCCGATAAAGATACAGATCAGGCCATTGTCGGAAATCTTCTCGCAAAAAATCTGCACGTAGACCTGG encodes:
- a CDS encoding outer membrane lipoprotein-sorting protein, which gives rise to MIRKSILYVSLCIIFLGITGTNTHAQDAQSVVNESFKYMRGKTSVSTIEMTIHRPDWQRKMTIKAWTKGEEESIFWITAPPKDRGNGTLKKKNEMWMYNPKINRIIKLPPSMMSQAWQGSDFSNNDLSKTDSLINDYTHTIVGTEVHEGKKVYLIKSMPKPEAPVIWGMQKLKIREDNIFLEQAFFDEDLQPVKTMTTSKIQMMGGKVFPVIWKMQKNGVKDEYTLVEYMKISFDKILPNRLFALSSLRTPTR